A DNA window from Paenibacillus andongensis contains the following coding sequences:
- a CDS encoding stalk domain-containing protein: protein MINLRGKIRSAATSSVLAGMLAFAGIASAFGETPPAGAEIKEFSLVDTATDVVGAADFTPEGNKDGHFKLLLKLAQKTVIKAVVLRSTDDYGKDNYQGVWRTNRATTGWLLGIVQDETVVTANGTTHESEIINPAFRKDVKEPVGEFEGELTFDLYASNNGTIKETQYYVLEIETPQGTVVSKPIKYKKPMVSGGTASSPTPAPTATPSTSTPTPTPSPAPSTPTPSPSPSPSTPTPTPSASPTPAPIPDEGPAIHVFLKGQELHFEDAKPIIQDGSTLVPFRKLFESLGFTVKWVETGTVQQAIGTKDGLTIELTINSTNAKVNGNNVTLDVPAQIVQGHTLVPLRFVAENSGYQVTYAREGNVATIQIEEGTVVNNPTPTPSPTPSPTPTPEPSTEAAEPYVVKGYVRDTDGNPVPGVTVFAKNTLLYNSNVIGVTDESGHYLIELPHVTTTYRMSADLTKTLNGQSFTFHLAADVDQPLAGSAGAVRDFTWSQGGGQIYVYPYFSFDGDYPEFNMSDLELTLTPIGPLLDGSTGKTLVKRGGSIEGGAGVDNVPIGKYKATARWLPEGHAPIPMLIRLNYVGTYADSAEFEFRKPRSSSTSNYLAELEVKLK from the coding sequence ATGATCAATTTGCGAGGAAAAATACGATCCGCAGCAACGAGCTCGGTGCTGGCAGGAATGCTTGCTTTTGCAGGTATCGCATCTGCTTTTGGAGAGACGCCGCCGGCAGGTGCGGAAATTAAGGAGTTCAGTCTGGTGGATACGGCAACTGATGTTGTGGGTGCGGCAGACTTCACGCCGGAGGGCAACAAGGACGGCCACTTCAAGCTGTTGCTGAAGCTCGCGCAGAAGACTGTCATTAAGGCTGTTGTACTGCGATCAACGGATGATTACGGCAAAGATAATTACCAAGGCGTGTGGAGAACAAACCGCGCTACCACCGGATGGCTGCTTGGCATTGTACAGGATGAAACGGTTGTCACAGCAAATGGCACGACCCATGAAAGTGAAATCATTAATCCAGCTTTTCGCAAAGATGTGAAAGAACCTGTAGGTGAGTTTGAAGGTGAACTTACGTTTGATTTGTACGCCAGCAACAATGGTACGATTAAGGAAACGCAGTATTATGTACTTGAAATCGAGACGCCGCAAGGCACGGTTGTTTCCAAACCGATTAAATATAAGAAGCCGATGGTATCGGGAGGGACAGCATCCTCACCAACACCAGCGCCTACTGCTACTCCGAGCACATCAACGCCAACACCTACTCCGAGCCCGGCGCCGTCTACACCAACACCTTCTCCAAGCCCATCACCATCTACGCCAACACCTACTCCTAGCGCGTCACCGACACCAGCTCCAATTCCTGATGAAGGCCCAGCGATCCATGTGTTTCTGAAGGGTCAAGAGCTTCATTTTGAAGATGCCAAGCCAATCATACAAGACGGTTCAACGCTAGTCCCGTTCCGCAAATTATTTGAATCCCTTGGTTTTACAGTGAAATGGGTGGAAACAGGAACTGTGCAGCAGGCAATTGGAACGAAAGACGGTCTGACCATCGAATTAACGATTAATAGCACAAACGCAAAAGTAAACGGAAATAACGTCACTTTGGACGTACCTGCTCAAATCGTTCAAGGCCATACATTGGTTCCTTTGCGTTTCGTGGCAGAGAACAGCGGCTATCAAGTCACTTACGCCAGAGAGGGTAACGTTGCGACGATTCAGATCGAAGAGGGGACCGTTGTTAACAATCCGACTCCGACTCCGAGTCCGACCCCAAGTCCGACTCCAACTCCTGAACCGTCAACAGAGGCAGCTGAGCCTTATGTTGTAAAAGGTTACGTACGCGACACGGATGGAAATCCAGTTCCAGGTGTTACCGTCTTTGCGAAAAACACGTTGCTCTACAACAGCAACGTCATAGGGGTTACAGATGAATCCGGACACTACCTCATTGAACTGCCGCATGTCACTACAACCTATCGCATGAGCGCAGACCTTACCAAAACACTCAATGGTCAAAGTTTTACGTTCCATTTGGCAGCTGATGTCGATCAGCCGCTTGCAGGAAGTGCGGGAGCCGTTCGGGATTTTACCTGGAGCCAAGGCGGCGGACAAATTTATGTTTATCCTTATTTTTCATTTGACGGCGATTACCCTGAATTCAACATGAGTGATCTTGAATTGACACTCACGCCAATTGGGCCTCTCCTTGACGGCAGTACAGGCAAAACGCTTGTTAAGCGTGGAGGTTCCATTGAAGGCGGAGCCGGGGTCGATAATGTGCCAATCGGAAAATATAAGGCGACAGCAAGATGGTTACCGGAAGGTCACGCGCCGATTCCGATGTTGATCCGGTTAAACTATGTCGGAACATATGCGGATTCTGCCGAGTTCGAATTCAGAAAACCGCGTAGTTCCTCCACATCCAACTACTTAGCAGAGCTTGAAGTCAAGTTGAAATAG
- a CDS encoding DoxX family protein, with amino-acid sequence MNFYANTVLRLLTGVTFFMHGRFKLLWGYTNLSEWLDGQGFPMATFFAHVLPWIELLGGIIMIIGIGTRYLAFVFSLILLIALFKVKLTTGFISNTATGYEFDLLLLVVCLQVAVTSSNSLKQVWRISRKGGESLHV; translated from the coding sequence ATGAATTTTTACGCCAACACCGTTCTGCGCTTATTGACTGGAGTCACTTTTTTCATGCATGGAAGATTCAAATTACTATGGGGTTATACCAATTTGTCGGAATGGTTGGATGGTCAGGGATTTCCAATGGCAACATTTTTTGCTCATGTACTCCCATGGATCGAACTGCTCGGAGGCATCATCATGATTATTGGAATCGGTACACGTTATTTAGCCTTCGTATTTAGTCTAATTCTTCTGATCGCTTTGTTTAAGGTGAAGCTCACCACCGGTTTCATATCGAATACAGCAACTGGCTATGAGTTCGATCTGCTGCTGTTGGTCGTCTGTTTGCAAGTAGCGGTGACCAGCTCAAATTCGCTCAAGCAAGTTTGGAGGATATCTCGAAAAGGAGGTGAAAGTTTACATGTCTAA
- a CDS encoding MarR family winged helix-turn-helix transcriptional regulator codes for MERLSEKELAAWRLFIKAHAKIIESIEQDLAEQKKVPLTTYDVLIALFEAPDHRLRFIELNRKVVLSKSGLTRLIDRLERDGLIQREKSEEDRRGSNAVLTNEGEKQLRKAWPVYAMGIKQYFAEPLSDGEVQDLTRSLEVIYKGLQSS; via the coding sequence ATGGAACGGTTATCGGAAAAAGAGTTGGCCGCTTGGCGGTTGTTTATTAAGGCACATGCCAAAATAATTGAAAGTATCGAGCAGGATTTGGCTGAACAGAAGAAAGTCCCGTTAACCACTTACGATGTTCTGATCGCTTTGTTTGAGGCGCCCGACCACAGGCTTCGCTTTATAGAATTAAATCGGAAGGTGGTCTTGAGTAAAAGCGGTTTAACACGGCTGATTGACCGACTGGAACGCGATGGACTGATTCAAAGAGAAAAAAGCGAAGAAGACCGACGGGGATCCAATGCTGTTCTCACTAATGAAGGGGAAAAGCAGTTGCGTAAAGCATGGCCTGTTTATGCAATGGGGATCAAGCAGTATTTTGCCGAACCTTTATCCGATGGGGAGGTTCAAGATCTTACACGTTCTCTTGAAGTGATATATAAAGGGTTGCAATCTTCGTAG
- a CDS encoding LuxR family transcriptional regulator — protein sequence MDIQLHETWADRKEALEASYFVGRTTELALISKWHNETYKHTPILNVNGPAGSGKTSLVQMALKNAKSEGFLVHSLDCRSIADISELRHSLTQFPLNSQNRHGQAILFFDHFEESGLWENWFRETWLPQIPTSIRVIIASRSRLDGPWRIQAVWKHSVYLLSLPLLSFTNIAEYAKKHHITETYHIEKLWIISKGHPLTLSLSTELVLTSKFDNSVFETETFQAVLSNWLKEVPDEDMRKLLEAACVLRSFDQDKLTALLASEVTSAMFERLLCLTFVIKTDDGWGVHESIRDLIRLALKARSPDRFEAFERKAAIYYKSKLLNPPAGQRAYRVLGDILYHTGNPLIRAHYHCSRTSSHSLVRVTEESVHELQSYLLRRKAHAKNYVISCGENDTGHVFHYQISREESMLGLPEEEELIELLTIGAELLLLMKDDGAIAGFSASVPLTDNARLYLMNNSYSSAYFAKLTESEWYHLQRTGGWFIRIIDIEDPSDESLRHDSFRMKLSYIQPDAMIIASPLPLPFYEDALLNLGFVEVDHIQQLGYGEGRPASFYQLDLRGKQNEDFINKLVTWDAVQQYTELHSMGENLTKQETKIAEMLLKGFSNEEMAAQLFVSVITVKKHLSAIYRKTNVQNRVQFLAKRLRLS from the coding sequence ATGGACATCCAATTACATGAAACCTGGGCTGACCGCAAAGAAGCACTTGAAGCATCCTACTTTGTGGGCAGAACAACAGAGTTGGCGTTAATTTCAAAATGGCATAATGAAACTTACAAACATACACCTATATTAAATGTCAACGGCCCAGCCGGTAGCGGCAAAACGAGTCTAGTTCAAATGGCATTGAAAAATGCGAAATCCGAAGGTTTCTTAGTGCATTCCCTTGATTGCAGGAGCATTGCAGATATATCAGAATTGAGACATTCACTTACCCAATTCCCGTTGAATTCGCAGAATAGGCATGGACAAGCGATCTTGTTCTTCGATCACTTTGAAGAAAGCGGTCTGTGGGAGAATTGGTTTCGGGAAACATGGCTGCCCCAGATTCCCACCTCCATTCGTGTTATCATTGCTAGCCGCAGTCGGCTTGACGGCCCCTGGCGGATTCAAGCGGTGTGGAAACATTCCGTTTATTTGCTTTCGCTTCCTTTGCTTAGTTTTACAAACATAGCTGAATACGCAAAGAAACATCATATAACGGAAACTTACCATATCGAAAAACTATGGATCATTTCAAAAGGACACCCGCTAACTCTTTCATTAAGCACAGAACTGGTGTTAACTTCCAAGTTTGATAACAGCGTGTTCGAGACGGAAACTTTTCAGGCCGTGCTAAGCAATTGGTTGAAAGAAGTTCCGGATGAAGATATGAGGAAGTTGTTGGAAGCCGCTTGCGTACTGCGCTCATTTGATCAGGATAAGTTGACAGCTCTCCTTGCTTCGGAAGTAACATCAGCGATGTTTGAACGGTTGCTTTGTCTTACCTTTGTCATCAAGACTGATGACGGTTGGGGCGTCCATGAGTCGATTCGTGATTTGATTCGTCTTGCTTTGAAGGCTAGAAGTCCGGATCGGTTCGAGGCATTTGAGAGAAAAGCGGCTATTTATTATAAAAGTAAGCTCCTAAATCCACCCGCTGGACAGCGTGCCTATCGGGTTCTGGGGGATATCCTCTATCACACAGGCAATCCTTTGATTCGTGCTCACTATCATTGCTCCCGCACATCTTCTCATTCACTCGTGAGGGTTACGGAAGAATCTGTCCATGAGCTGCAATCTTACCTGTTACGCAGGAAGGCACACGCCAAGAATTATGTTATATCCTGCGGAGAAAATGACACCGGTCATGTTTTCCATTATCAAATTTCACGTGAGGAAAGCATGCTCGGATTGCCCGAAGAGGAAGAACTTATCGAACTGCTTACCATTGGGGCGGAATTATTGCTTCTGATGAAAGACGACGGTGCAATAGCAGGGTTTAGTGCTTCCGTTCCTCTGACTGACAATGCCCGCCTTTATTTAATGAACAACTCGTATTCAAGCGCATATTTTGCAAAATTGACTGAATCTGAATGGTATCACCTTCAGCGGACAGGAGGATGGTTTATCCGCATCATAGATATAGAGGATCCCTCAGACGAATCCCTTCGTCATGATTCCTTTCGTATGAAACTATCGTACATTCAGCCTGACGCTATGATCATCGCTAGCCCTCTACCACTTCCTTTTTATGAAGATGCTCTGTTAAATTTGGGGTTCGTTGAAGTTGATCATATTCAGCAATTAGGTTACGGCGAAGGACGTCCAGCATCCTTTTATCAATTGGATTTACGAGGGAAACAGAATGAGGACTTCATTAACAAACTGGTTACATGGGATGCTGTACAGCAGTACACAGAACTTCATTCTATGGGGGAAAACTTAACTAAACAAGAAACTAAAATAGCCGAAATGCTTTTGAAGGGATTTTCTAATGAGGAAATGGCTGCACAATTGTTTGTTAGTGTCATAACAGTTAAGAAGCACCTTAGCGCTATTTACCGTAAAACGAATGTGCAAAATCGAGTTCAATTTCTGGCGAAACGATTGCGTTTATCCTAA
- a CDS encoding MFS transporter, producing MNARSRWLMISVGLGILLNPLNSSMVSVAIPRLQHVFQLDFTVVSWIIFSFYIASAIAQPVMGKASDLFGRRKIFLTGLVVAFVASLLAPLSPNFGWLIVFRIVQSIGTSMMVAVGMAIVRIHITEKQATALSVLSIFLSGAAAIGPFIGGVIIHWWGWPAIFFVNIPFVMVSFLLSWRHIPKDEPSTSAPRGMSLRKWFDLIDASGILLFIVGLVALLIGLLSAKSTGQISLSNVIVGLIGLISLGAFIRHELKAKSPFIPLRTFAKYPAMTWVNVEFMLVNVLFYSLFFGLPSYLQLVRHVSEFQTGILMLSLGLCSLVTSPIAGRWIDKSGPRPALLVSAVLMTLGSVWLVTLNQTSPVISSCLALAAFGISNGLNNVGLQAALFKSSPKEIIGVASGLFNTSRYLGTILSSLLIGIVMGNKFSFEGFQVLGIILTVIALSLVFMNRRRQESRQLQESVRSSSSN from the coding sequence ATGAATGCTCGCAGCAGGTGGTTGATGATTTCCGTTGGCCTTGGTATACTGCTGAACCCATTAAATTCTTCCATGGTTTCAGTTGCTATTCCGAGACTGCAACATGTGTTCCAACTTGACTTTACAGTTGTTTCCTGGATTATTTTTTCTTTCTATATTGCAAGTGCTATCGCTCAACCTGTCATGGGGAAGGCCAGCGATTTATTCGGCCGCAGGAAGATATTTCTTACCGGGCTTGTTGTAGCCTTCGTTGCCTCATTATTAGCTCCACTATCACCAAACTTTGGGTGGCTCATCGTGTTCCGCATTGTGCAATCTATCGGAACAAGCATGATGGTTGCAGTTGGAATGGCCATTGTGCGAATTCATATTACGGAGAAACAAGCGACTGCGCTGTCTGTTTTGTCCATATTCCTATCCGGAGCGGCAGCAATTGGCCCCTTTATTGGCGGGGTCATCATTCACTGGTGGGGCTGGCCTGCTATCTTTTTCGTCAATATTCCGTTCGTCATGGTGAGCTTTCTATTATCTTGGAGGCATATTCCTAAGGACGAACCGTCAACATCCGCCCCACGGGGCATGTCCTTACGTAAATGGTTTGATTTGATTGATGCGTCAGGGATCCTGTTATTCATAGTGGGTCTGGTTGCCCTGCTCATAGGATTACTGTCAGCAAAATCAACTGGGCAAATCTCATTAAGTAACGTAATTGTCGGGCTGATAGGCCTCATTTCACTGGGGGCTTTTATACGACATGAGTTAAAAGCGAAGTCACCCTTTATTCCTTTGCGTACATTTGCCAAATATCCTGCGATGACTTGGGTTAATGTCGAATTCATGCTCGTTAACGTACTTTTTTACTCACTCTTTTTCGGGCTTCCGTCCTACTTGCAATTGGTACGTCATGTCAGCGAGTTCCAAACAGGGATTCTCATGCTAAGCTTAGGCTTATGCTCGCTCGTTACTTCTCCAATAGCAGGACGATGGATCGATAAATCAGGACCCAGGCCGGCATTGCTGGTGTCCGCAGTCTTGATGACACTCGGGTCAGTGTGGCTCGTGACATTGAATCAAACATCACCGGTTATTAGTAGCTGTTTGGCTTTGGCTGCATTCGGTATTAGCAATGGGCTAAACAATGTCGGTTTGCAAGCAGCTTTGTTCAAAAGTTCTCCAAAAGAAATAATCGGTGTAGCATCCGGATTATTTAATACATCAAGATACTTGGGAACCATTCTCTCTTCCTTGTTGATTGGCATCGTGATGGGAAATAAGTTTAGCTTCGAGGGATTTCAAGTGCTTGGGATTATCCTCACGGTAATTGCATTGTCCTTGGTATTCATGAATCGGCGGCGCCAGGAGTCAAGGCAATTGCAAGAATCCGTTAGGTCATCAAGTTCAAATTAG
- a CDS encoding carboxypeptidase-like regulatory domain-containing protein, whose translation MKFMKMFMIFLAVLFVLASCNSKTNVETASVNQKEQKTKAGIEPYVVKGVVRDPKGQPVPNATVYANNTLLYDSNAMGVTDETGHYRIELPKVTTSYRMSADLNKPYNGKKFTFHLASDVDQPLAGSAGGVRDFTWTKFDGQIYVYPYLTSDDSLPDFLMTDLELTLTPMGPLLDGSTGQTIIKRAGPVQGGAGIDNVPIGKYKATARWLPEGHDPIPMQIRINYTGKYADTVEFEFTEPRGASTSNYLSELEVKAMK comes from the coding sequence ATGAAATTCATGAAAATGTTCATGATCTTTCTGGCTGTCTTATTCGTTTTGGCAAGCTGCAATTCGAAGACAAATGTTGAGACAGCTTCAGTCAATCAGAAGGAACAAAAAACAAAGGCCGGTATAGAGCCCTATGTGGTAAAAGGGGTCGTACGCGACCCCAAAGGCCAACCCGTGCCTAACGCTACGGTCTATGCGAATAACACCTTGCTCTACGACAGCAACGCCATGGGAGTTACTGATGAGACGGGGCACTATCGGATCGAACTGCCAAAAGTCACCACATCCTACCGGATGAGCGCAGATCTTAACAAACCGTATAACGGCAAAAAATTCACCTTTCATCTGGCATCTGACGTGGATCAGCCACTCGCCGGGAGTGCTGGCGGCGTACGGGATTTTACATGGACGAAGTTCGACGGTCAAATATATGTCTATCCTTATCTGACATCCGATGATTCACTGCCTGATTTCCTCATGACCGATCTAGAATTGACACTAACGCCTATGGGGCCGCTGCTCGACGGCAGCACAGGGCAAACGATCATCAAACGTGCAGGCCCCGTCCAGGGAGGCGCTGGTATTGATAATGTGCCGATCGGAAAGTACAAGGCGACTGCTAGGTGGCTGCCGGAAGGACACGATCCGATTCCTATGCAAATAAGGATTAACTATACCGGTAAATATGCTGATACAGTGGAATTTGAATTCACGGAACCAAGAGGAGCATCCACTTCCAACTATCTAAGCGAGCTTGAAGTCAAGGCCATGAAGTAA
- the ytxJ gene encoding bacillithiol system redox-active protein YtxJ yields the protein MNWKEITTLEEWESVLERSAERGQLVLKHSTTCPVSANALIEYNHYLQENPNSDVDYVLVKVIESRPVSNQIAEDLGVKHESPQIIYVTNKKKYWAASHWSITTEHMTAVLKKL from the coding sequence ATGAATTGGAAAGAAATCACAACGCTTGAAGAATGGGAATCCGTGTTGGAACGTTCCGCCGAACGCGGACAATTGGTGCTGAAGCATAGCACAACCTGCCCTGTTAGTGCCAACGCGCTGATAGAATATAATCATTATTTGCAGGAAAACCCGAATAGCGATGTCGATTATGTACTTGTGAAGGTAATCGAGTCCCGTCCGGTTTCGAACCAGATCGCGGAAGACCTTGGCGTCAAGCACGAATCGCCGCAAATCATCTACGTCACAAACAAAAAGAAGTACTGGGCCGCCTCGCATTGGTCGATCACGACCGAGCATATGACTGCGGTGCTGAAAAAGTTATAA
- a CDS encoding LysR family transcriptional regulator: MELLQLQYFLAVARLEHVTEAARSLHVTQSSLSKTIGRLEEDLGVPLFDRIGRKLRLNEFGRKFLRRAERALFELEQGKQEISDFSSPEHGTLKLAVTTASTLPNILREFRKKQPTIQFHVQMLNLQEMLTLLYRGEVEYCLSSPPIQGDDIECQIVFIDPILIAVPKGHRLADRSSVSLTELKDEWFVGVKKGYGARDLVDSVCKSAGFVPKYVYEGDEPARLSALVEAEIGIAFIPSTARFTRERITYLQVENHELVREIALLWHRSRYISRAALEFREVVVDYFGALSKQTT, encoded by the coding sequence ATGGAACTTCTACAACTGCAATATTTTCTGGCGGTGGCTCGATTGGAACATGTGACCGAAGCTGCACGAAGTCTGCACGTTACCCAATCGTCACTAAGCAAAACGATTGGGCGCTTGGAGGAGGATTTAGGGGTCCCTCTATTCGATCGAATAGGGAGGAAGCTGCGATTGAATGAGTTTGGAAGAAAATTTCTTCGCCGCGCAGAAAGGGCTTTGTTTGAATTGGAGCAGGGGAAGCAGGAGATTAGCGATTTTTCCAGCCCGGAACATGGTACCCTTAAATTGGCGGTGACCACCGCAAGTACATTGCCAAATATTCTTCGAGAGTTTCGGAAAAAGCAGCCCACTATCCAATTTCATGTGCAAATGTTGAACTTGCAGGAAATGCTTACGCTTCTTTATCGAGGAGAGGTCGAGTACTGCTTGTCCTCACCTCCTATACAAGGGGACGATATTGAATGTCAAATTGTGTTCATCGACCCAATCCTAATCGCCGTTCCAAAAGGACATCGGCTGGCAGACCGAAGCAGCGTATCCTTGACAGAGCTAAAGGATGAATGGTTTGTTGGTGTAAAAAAAGGCTACGGTGCTCGCGATTTAGTGGACTCTGTATGCAAATCAGCTGGATTTGTACCTAAATATGTGTATGAGGGAGATGAACCTGCGAGGCTAAGTGCTCTTGTGGAAGCCGAAATTGGCATAGCCTTCATACCGAGCACGGCAAGGTTTACACGGGAACGTATCACATATCTTCAAGTAGAGAATCACGAATTGGTAAGGGAGATAGCTTTATTATGGCACAGGAGTCGGTACATTTCGCGGGCTGCTCTGGAATTTCGTGAGGTCGTTGTAGACTATTTTGGGGCGTTATCCAAACAGACCACTTAA
- a CDS encoding RCC1-like domain-containing protein, producing the protein MEIEQSKARSLFYGSVWSWGSNGSGQLGLGDSNCRSPG; encoded by the coding sequence GTGGAAATAGAACAGTCCAAGGCGAGGTCATTGTTTTACGGATCGGTCTGGTCATGGGGCTCCAACGGTTCGGGTCAGCTTGGACTTGGTGACTCGAATTGTAGGAGCCCCGGTTAA
- a CDS encoding helix-turn-helix transcriptional regulator: protein MFEEINAFDVREYNFIVGRHHEISLFSHFLDDHGFHGKNIWNLYGTGGVGKSTLLQVFRLLARQKGAYYILLDSRDCSPTGHDLLKALHQQIKGAAMVSDPQTLLEATVSAMYELAAYQKVILAFDTFEELTGLDPWLREHLLKWLPDNVLVLIAGRHPLKGSWLVSPSWRERILPLPVEHLNREDSLDYLRRCGINQEERMERIWYQSKGHPLALSLTVAIQLPLDQSVREAGINWFLELAALWLKEVPNKDLRRLVEAASMLRQFNQEMLSYLLNDEVDTDLFESLTGLSFVQQSERGWTIHDLMREATCRLLRERTPDYYRYLIERCAFYYANAILDKSRKINASWEVMELFHYVEDYSLRAMKHMAVNEKFYWEPLTDSTLSEAQAYVEARIRSGRSFSLNKMDPDSGMEIQFDLTAEESTFMIRDVDLHAFHEMDSRSVQLLRSEEGEAVAIAVLIPLHEGTLSRLEKDPVFHPFLTHLAPSERSKLETPPDRPAGWFMRSLNYSDQTNPTYIAEGMKLTNSYMCAGGIFVISPPSVEAVQQVFLNSGFEEVPGVTHCHYDGKTPTPYFIVDTREDGLKSFLSRLLRQSGIEWTPANEKAPSEKPQELLWTSWKLTQREQQVADLVVAGCSNAEIGKQLFISEVTVKKHLSSIFEKVDVKNRALLVGKFMKQNMN, encoded by the coding sequence TTGTTCGAGGAAATCAATGCTTTTGATGTTCGGGAATATAATTTTATTGTTGGCCGTCATCACGAAATCTCTTTGTTTTCGCATTTTTTGGATGACCATGGTTTTCATGGTAAAAACATCTGGAATCTTTATGGTACCGGAGGCGTCGGCAAAAGCACCCTTCTGCAGGTATTTCGCCTGCTTGCTCGGCAAAAGGGTGCTTATTACATATTGCTAGATAGCAGAGACTGCAGCCCTACAGGACATGATTTGTTAAAAGCGCTGCATCAACAGATAAAAGGCGCCGCCATGGTGAGTGATCCGCAGACGCTTCTCGAAGCCACCGTAAGTGCCATGTATGAGCTTGCTGCATATCAGAAGGTGATTCTCGCCTTTGATACATTTGAAGAATTGACAGGATTGGACCCATGGTTGCGGGAACATTTGTTGAAATGGCTCCCGGACAATGTGCTCGTCCTGATAGCGGGGCGCCATCCCTTGAAAGGGTCATGGCTCGTCTCTCCTTCCTGGAGAGAAAGAATTCTTCCTCTCCCGGTCGAACACTTAAATCGAGAGGACTCCCTCGATTATTTACGCCGCTGCGGAATCAACCAGGAGGAACGAATGGAGCGTATATGGTACCAGTCCAAAGGTCATCCGCTCGCCTTGTCCTTAACGGTTGCCATTCAGTTGCCCCTTGATCAATCAGTTCGTGAAGCCGGGATTAACTGGTTTCTTGAACTCGCTGCTCTATGGCTAAAAGAAGTACCAAACAAGGATTTGCGAAGATTGGTAGAAGCTGCGTCAATGCTGCGTCAATTCAACCAGGAAATGCTCTCCTACCTCTTGAATGATGAGGTTGACACCGATCTTTTTGAGAGCCTGACGGGCTTATCCTTTGTTCAACAATCCGAAAGAGGCTGGACGATTCACGATTTGATGCGAGAAGCGACATGTCGCCTTTTGAGAGAGCGGACACCTGATTACTACCGTTATTTAATTGAGCGGTGCGCCTTTTACTACGCCAATGCCATCCTTGACAAGTCGCGGAAAATAAATGCTTCCTGGGAAGTAATGGAGCTCTTTCATTATGTGGAAGACTATTCTTTGCGAGCGATGAAACATATGGCCGTTAACGAAAAGTTTTATTGGGAGCCGCTGACCGATTCCACCTTGTCTGAGGCTCAGGCATATGTGGAAGCCCGAATTCGTTCAGGAAGAAGTTTTTCTTTAAACAAAATGGATCCGGATTCGGGCATGGAGATTCAGTTCGATTTAACCGCAGAGGAATCGACGTTTATGATTCGAGACGTGGATCTCCACGCTTTTCATGAGATGGATTCTCGAAGCGTACAGCTCCTGCGCTCGGAAGAAGGGGAGGCGGTAGCGATCGCTGTGCTCATACCTCTTCACGAGGGCACCCTCTCCCGCTTAGAGAAAGATCCCGTTTTCCACCCTTTTCTTACCCATCTGGCTCCTTCCGAGCGCAGCAAACTGGAAACACCGCCCGATCGGCCTGCGGGATGGTTTATGCGCTCATTGAACTATTCGGACCAAACCAATCCCACCTATATTGCGGAAGGGATGAAATTGACCAATTCGTATATGTGTGCCGGAGGGATCTTCGTCATCTCTCCTCCATCCGTTGAAGCGGTTCAGCAGGTGTTTCTCAACTCTGGTTTTGAAGAGGTCCCGGGAGTGACGCATTGCCATTACGATGGCAAAACCCCGACTCCCTATTTTATCGTTGACACTCGGGAAGACGGGTTGAAAAGCTTTCTTTCCCGCTTATTGCGCCAGTCAGGAATAGAATGGACTCCTGCTAATGAAAAGGCTCCATCGGAAAAACCACAGGAGCTGCTTTGGACTTCATGGAAACTGACACAACGAGAGCAGCAAGTGGCAGATCTAGTGGTCGCAGGATGTTCGAACGCGGAGATCGGCAAGCAACTTTTTATTAGTGAAGTGACGGTTAAAAAGCACCTTTCCAGCATCTTTGAAAAAGTCGACGTGAAAAACCGCGCACTACTGGTCGGAAAGTTTATGAAGCAAAACATGAACTAA
- a CDS encoding CDGSH iron-sulfur domain-containing protein: MSKVKITKYDDGPFVIQGNFELVDGSGNAFQTSDTIAVCRCGNTKTQPFCDGTHKACEFKETSSAR; the protein is encoded by the coding sequence ATGTCTAAAGTAAAAATTACAAAGTACGATGATGGACCTTTTGTCATTCAAGGGAACTTCGAACTGGTTGACGGAAGCGGAAACGCTTTTCAAACCAGCGATACGATAGCCGTATGCCGGTGTGGAAACACAAAAACGCAGCCATTTTGCGATGGCACACATAAAGCATGCGAATTCAAAGAAACTTCCTCGGCAAGATAA